Proteins encoded together in one Lathyrus oleraceus cultivar Zhongwan6 chromosome 5, CAAS_Psat_ZW6_1.0, whole genome shotgun sequence window:
- the LOC127086909 gene encoding non-specific lipid-transfer protein 3 — translation MSHFVAFLTLFLITICPISLSISCDNIYWEFVTCLRYVAAYESVPTTRCCKTIAEFNRDATQSAEIICQCIENLASDLDIRFDLSRIDDLPNKCNEPKPFPISNNMNCSKINH, via the exons ATGTCTCACTTTGTAGCTTTTCTCACTCTTTTTCTCATTACAATATGTCCAATTTCTTTATCCATTTCTTGTGATAATATCTATTGGGAATTTGTAACATGTCTTAGGTATGTCGCAGCTTATGAATCTGTTCCAACAACACGTTGTTGTAAAACTATAGCTGAATTCAATAGAGATGCAACACAATCTGCAGAGATTATATGTCAATGTATTGAGAATTTGGCAAGTGATTTGGATATTCGTTTTGATCTTTCTAGGATTGATGATCTTCCAAACAAGTGTAATGAACCAAAACCTTTCCCTATTTCGAATAACATGAATTGCTCCAA GATTAACCATTGA